The Tardibacter chloracetimidivorans region ATACCATCACCGCTGACGCTTATGTTACGGGCGGCTTGGCCGATGGATTGAGTTCCGATCTCGCGGTAACTTTTCGTGACCAGGGACAGGGCTATAGCCGCAATTTGCTGACTGGTAAATCTGCCGGCCGAAGCGAATATGTTGCCGTTCGGTCGAAAACAGCCTGGGATTTTAGCGCGGCTAATTCCCTGGTGATCGGCCTCTCCTATGCCAAATCTAAAAATGATATTGCTAATGTCAATCTTCCGCTGCCAGGAACCGCTCCCCTTCTTGCCGGGCCGGGCATACTCTACGGTCGCAAGCGCGGCGAGTTCGCCAGCAACCTCACGCCCCGGTTCGATGTGGAGGAATATGGCGTGAATGCGACGCTTCGGCTCGATCTTGGCTTTGCAAACCTTGTGTCGCTGAGCCAGTATCGACGTCTCGATATCAAGAATGAGGTCGAAGGTGACGGCACGAGCGCCGACGGCGTTCTGTCCACGACACAGCTTGGCATCACCCCCGGGCTGCCCGCGGGTTCGGAGCTCACGCCTCAGTTGGTCATTCCCGCGAGCTTTTCCTATGATGCCCCCCAAGAAGTTCCGTATTTCGTGACTCAGGAGCTTCAACTCGTCTCTAACGACGGCGGCCCCTTCAAATGGATCGTTGGCGGCTATTATCAGACATCGAAGGATGAATATGCTCCGGCGCTGCTTCTTAATTTTCAGGTGGACGCGCCACCTCTCGCATCCTTCGCGGTTGGTCAAAGCACCCGGGCGGCTGCGGCATTCGCACAAGGGAGTTATACCTTGTCTAGCGGCCTTTCGTTTACGGGGGGCGTTCGATACAGTACCGAAAAGAAATCTCTGACGGGCTCTGCGTCTTCGCTCAACGAACTGGGCAGCTATGATACGATCCCGGCGGACCAATCAAAGCGCTTCAATTCCTTCACCTATCGGGCCGCAATTGATTATCGTATCAATCGGAAGTTACTTCTTTACGCTACGACAAACAAAGGGTTCAAAAGTGGCTTGTTCAATGCCTCTTCAATTGCTGCCCCCGCCGTCAGCCCTGAAACTCTTTATGCATATGAAGCCGGTTTCAAGGCTGATCCGAATGCATTTCTCCGCATCAATGGCTCCATCTACTACTACGACTATAAGGACCTCCAGACCTTCGCAGTTGACCGACAAGGCATAGCCTTCCTTCAAAACGCCGGAGGCGCGGAGATGTATGGCGTGGAACTCGCCGTTGAGGCGATTCCGTATGGCGGGCTGAATCTCCGCGCTAGTCTAGGATTGGAGCATGCGCGTTACCAGAACTTCGCTAATGCACAGGTCTTGATCCCTTCGCCTAGTGGCGGCAACTATACGACACAGGAGAATGTAAGCGGAAACAAGATGCTAAGAACCCCGGAGATCACCGGAAATATCGGCGCGACCTACAGCTTCGCGCTGAAAAGCGAAGGAACGCTGACGCTAAATGCCAGCGCGGCCTATAGTGGCGAATATTTCTGGGACGCAGGAAATAGATTCCAGCAGTCCGCCTATGTCCTGGTCGATCTGTCGGCGAGATTCTCCACGCCGGATGATCGCTGGAATGTCCGCGTATGGGGCAAGAATGTGACGGACAAGGCATATGCCATATACGGAAATGCCGACACGCGTTATTTCTCCGTCGGCTTCGGTGAGCCTGCAACTTATGGCGTTACTATTGGAAAGGCATTCTGAAATTATTCGGTCGCTCGGGTCGTCTACTTCAATTTGGCAAATGGTTCGAAGATTCTGGCCTAGATTAGGTAGCTGCTAACGATATTAGGCGAGAGGCACGACGCATAAGGTGTTCAGATGAATTTTGATTGGCCATTGAGGTTTGGAGCGTTCATGTCTCCGGTGCATTCGTCGCACGAGGATCCGACGGTTGCGCTGCATCGGGATGTGGAGTTGATCCAGTGGATGGAGCGGCACGGGTTCGACGAGGCGTGGATGGGCGAACATCATTCGACGGGCTGGGAGGTGGTCGGCTCGCCGGAGGTGTTCCTTGCCTATGCGGCGGCGCGGACCGAGCGCATCCGGCTTGGCACCGGGGTGATTTCGCTGCCCTATCATCATCCCTTCAACGTGGCGGAGCGGCTTGTCCTGCTCGATCATCTGACGCGGGGTCGAGCGATCCTTGGGGTGGGTCCCGGGGCCTTGCCCTATGACGCCTATCTCTACGGACTGGAGACGACGGACCTGCGGCCGATGATGGAGGAGAGCCTGGAGGTGATCCTGCCGCTGCTGCGAGGCGAGGCGGTCACGCGCAAGACGAAATACTGGGAACTGCGCGACGCCAGGCTGCAGCTTTCGCCGCTGACGCGGCCGCGCTTCGAGGTCGCAGTGACATCGATGGTCTCGCCCTCTGGCTCGAAACTGGCGGGCAAACATGGACTGTCGATCCTGTCCCTGAACGCATCAATGTCGGCGTCGATGAACTTCCTGAAGACAAACTGGGGCATTGCCGAGGATGAGGCCGCGCAGCACGGCCAGACGGTCGACCGCCGCAACTGGCGGCTGGTCTGCCCGATGCACATCGCCGAGACGCGTGAACAGGCGCGCCGCGACGTGCGCGACGGTCTGGCGCGCTGGGCTTGGTACAACAGCAAGATCAACGCGCTCGGCATTATCCCTGAAGGGGCGGATACGGTCGACCAGCAGATCGAGGTGCTGATCGAGAACGGGTTTGCGGTCATCGGCACGCCTGATGACGCGGCCGCGCAGATCGCACGATTGTGGGAGCATTCGGGGGGCTTCGGCACCTTCCTGCTATGGTCGCACGACTGGGCCAACCGCGAGGCGACATGGCGCTCCTATGCGCTCTTTGGTACCGAGGTCGCGCCGCGCTTCCGCGGCAGCACCGCTGCGCTCAAGGCCGCCGAGGACTATGCCCTCACCCAATATGCCGCCCTCGGCAACCAAACCGGTGTCGCCATCCAAAAAGCAACCGAAAAATATCACGCACAAAAACAGCACGACGCTGCTGCTAATGGCGTGACTGGACAGTAGAAGATATATTGATTTTTCTATGAAGCGCGTTCCAGTCGGCACAGACAGCGCCTCTCGCTCATAAGGAAAACCGCCATGAAATTTGGTGTGCTGACGATGAATACGGATGAGTGCGTGGATCCGGTCCGCCTTGCGAAGGAGGCAGAAGCGCAAGGCATCGAGTCACTGTTCGTACCGGATCATTCCCATGTTCCCGTCACGCGCCGACTTCCCTATGGCGGTCCGACCGATGCGTTCGATGCATCCCCTGGGGACATGCCGCGCGATTATTATCGAAACAGGGACCAGTTGCTCACGCTGGCGGCCATCGCCGCAGTGACGACGACGCTGAAGATCGGAACAGGCGTGTGTCTCGTCGTTCAGCGGGACCCCATCCTGCTCGCCAAGGAAATCGCGACACTCGATCATCTTTCGCAAGGCCGATTGATTTTCGGCATCGGCGCCGGCGCACCCTGGAACGAAGAGGAAATGCGCAATCACGGGACCGACCCGCGCACCAGGTTCACCTTGCTGGGGGAACGCATGGCGGCGATGAAAGCCATATGGGCCAATGATCAGGCCGAATATCATGGCCGGTTCGTCGATTTCGAGCCGCTTCATTCCTGGCCCAAACCCGCTCAGAAACCCCATCCGCCGATACTGGTCGGCGGTTGGGCGCCGTCGTCTCTTGATCGCGTCCTCAGCTATGGGGATGGGTGGATGCCGGGAGATGGAGGCAATCTCGCCCAGCTCTCGGAGATGATTAGGCAATTGCAAGATCGCGCGGTCAAAGCCGGGCGCGGCCCCGTCGAGATAACGATTTTCATGGGCAGTCTCGATCGGGTCGATGAGTATGCGGCCATGGGTGTTTCGCGTTGCGTTTTCATGCTCCCGAGCATCCCTCATGATGACACGTTCAGGACACTGGAAGAAATCTCCGCCGCCGCCCGCCGTTTCGGGGCATGAGTACGCAAATACCAAATATCCAGGACGATGGAATGGACGTGACCACGCGGGGGCGCAGCGTCCGTCGTGCTAGAGCTTCCATCATCGATCGTTCGAACAGGTTGAAGTCGCTCTCAATCGCGGGCGTGAACCGCCAGATGTGCACCCACTTCGGTCGGTTCTACTCGGTGGTCGATGCGGTGGAAAAGCGGCCTGTCCAGCAGGCATTTCAGCTTTATAATTCCCACCGAGATAGTTGGCTACGATACATTGCAATGTCGATCACCAGGAAATAGCGGAGGAAATAGAGATCTATCGTAGATGTTATTTATACCATGCTTTTGCACCTTTTCAATTTCTCTCTAGCAGGATGTTTCCTAAAGACTGAAAGACTGGTAAGGACAGGAGAGTATATGGCGGACTTCGATTTTGGGCTCAGCGAAATGGCCGAAGCTATCCGGGAAACGGCGCAACGATTTGCCGCTGGAAGGATCGCTCCCCTCGCCGCGCGGATCGATGCCGAAGACTGGTTCCCACGCGAGCTTTGGTCCGAAATGGGAGCGCTCGGCTTGCATGGGATCACGGTCGAGGAAGAAGATGGCGGCTTAGGGCTGGGCTATCTTGAACATGTCGTGGCACAGGAAGAAGTCGCGCGTGCATCCGCCTCGATCGGCCTCAGCTACGGGGCGCATTCGAACCTGTGCGTCAACCAGCTGCGCCGGTGGGGCAATGCCAGGCAGAAACGCCGCTATCTCCCCAAGCTGATCGCGGGCGAACATGTCGGCAGTCTCGCCATGTCGGAAGCCGGCGCGGGATCGGACGTCGTCTCGATGAAGCTGCGTGCCGACAAGAGAGGCGACCGCTACATCCTCAACGGCACGAAGTTCTGGATCACCAATGCCCCCTTTGCGGATACGCTCGTCGTCTATGCCAGGACAGGGCAAGGATCGCGCGGCATCACCACCTTCATCATAGAGAAGGATATGCCCGGCTTCTCGATCGGCCAGCAGATCGACAAGATGGGGATGCGCGGTTCGCCGACGGCCGAACTTGTCTTCAATGACTGTGAGGTGCCGGAAGAGAATGTGATGGGGCCGCTGAATGGCGGCGTCGGCATCCTGATGTCGGGCCTCGACTATGAGCGCGCCGTGCTCGCTGGAATTCAGTTGGGCATCATGCAGGCGTGTCTCGACGTTGTCCTGCCCTATCTGCGCGAGCGCAAGCAGTTCGGCAAGCCCATCGGCGCCTTCCAGCTTATGCAGGCAAAGGTCGCCGACATGTATGTCGCGCTCAATTCCGCGCGCGCCTATGTCTATGCGGTGGCGAAGGCGTGTGACGCCGGCAGGACCACGCGCTTCGACGCCGCGGGCGCGATCCTGCTTGCCAGCGAGAACGCCATGAAGGTGTCGCTCGAGGCCGTGCAGGCGCTGGGCGGTGCCGGCTATACGAAGGATTGGCCGGTCGAGCGCTTCATGCGCGACGCCAAGCTGCTCGACATCGGCGCGGGCACCAATGAGATCAGACGCATGCTGATCGGACGGGAGCTGCTGGGCGTATGACGGTGCTCAAGACCTTGACCAACGTCGGCTCGTCCGAATCGTCGCCAATTCGGCGCACAATCACGCGCTGGCGACCGAGCTTCGGGCAAAGGTCGCAACCACCGCGCCGGGCGGCTCGGACGCCGCCGTTGACACAAATACCTGTTCGCCCATTGTGCTATGGCGCCGAATTTACCGGGCGCCTGGTCGACCTGTGGGCGTACCACCATGGTGTGCGGATCGACTTCAGCCGCCCCGGCAAACACACCGACAACGCCTATATCGAGACGTTCAACGGGTCATTCCGGGATGAATGTCTCAACGTCCACTGGTTCGCTTCGCTGCCCGAGGCGAAGCGGCTGATCGAGGCCCGGAGGCGGGACTAAAATGTTAGCCGTCCTCACATGGGTTTTGGCAATCTGAGCCCGGCGGAATATCTTGCCGGATCAGTATTTTGCCCGGCCCCGATCGGGGCCGGGCAAGTCGGAAGCTAACGCTGCACCCGGACCACCAATCCCAAGCGCTTCAGTTCCCCGAAGGGCTCTCTTCAGAATTGGACCAATTTTCTCAAGGCAGACTAGAGCATCGAGCGTTTAATCGTGTGCATATCCGGCGGCGATGAAGTAGTTGCGGCATTCGTCGGGCGGATAGAGGTCGCAGATGCTGCCGACGGCTCGCCAGAGGTCATCGATCGTCCTGGCCCCGATGCGCCTGAGGTGCGCTTTCAGTTTTGAGAAGGCCATCTCGATCGGGTTGAGATCAGGGCTGTATGGCGGGAGGAAGAGGAACCAGGCGCCGCGCTGCTTGAGGATCGCCTTGGCCTTTTCGCTCTTGTGGCTCGGCAGGTTGTCGAGGATCACGACGTCGCCCGGATCGAGTGTCGGCGCGAGCTGGGTTTCCACGTAGATTTCGAAGATCTCTTTGGTCATCGGCCGATCGATGATCCAGGGAGCGGTCAGGCCGTCGCACCGTAATCCTGCTATGAAGGTCTGCGTCTTCCAATGGCCAAATGGCGCGCGTCCCTTCAGGCGCTGGCCACGGCGAGCCCGCCCCCGCAGACGCGTCATTTTCGTCGTGGTCGCTGTCTCATCGATGAATACCAAGCGGTGCGCCTGCTCGCGCATGCGCGGCTGGCGATGCAGCCGCCATCGCCGACGAGCCTCGCAAACATCATCGCGTCCGCACTCCGAGGCCAGAAGCTGTTTTTTTATATCTGAAGCCCGCTCCCAGAAGGGCGCGCGACAATGAGGCTGGATGAACACGCATCTTCGTCGTCGCCTCAAGCTTTGCCGCAAGCTCGGGCATGCTGATATCCGACTGCGCCTCCACCCAGCGGATCAGCATTGTCATGTACGGCGCAAGCTTGCCTGCTCCCGGCGGCCGCCCCTGCCGCGCCGGAGCCGCCGACCCCGTCTTCGCCACACGCTGCACAAGCTTGATCGCGCAGCTCACGCTCACTCCAAATCGCCGCGCCGCATCACGTCGCGAATGACCCGCCGCCACATGATCAGATATCCGATTCCGAAGATCGCTCGAAAAGGCTTTCCCCATGATCCACCTCCAGCAACGGTGAATCATATTTTCCGGTCGCTGGGAATCCTTGGCCTGATTCCTATTTCACGCCCGTTGCTCTAGTTTGCGCAGATGCATCTAGTTGCTGACATTGTTTAGAAAAATTGGCAAAACAACCCGACTTTTAGTCAACTAGTCGATCATCTTGAAGCGGCCGCCGTCCGAACTTCCTACGAAAACGGTGTACGAAATGAAATCCGAGTTTGTCGTGATTACTGATTGACGGATTAGGGAGATGCGCGTCGTCGATTTCGCTCTCGCCGAAACGATTCATTTGCCGGCGCTCGGGATAGAAGTACGGGGTAATGCCACCCCAGCTCACGACATCCGGCAAGGCCGTTGGTATTAATGATGGTATCGAAATAATCGAGCAGAACAATACCGGCTTAATTTCAAGTAGTTAGCATCGGCATGCGGCTCCCGTAGGGGTCACCAGCGACTAAGTATCTGTTTTAGTTGAATAATTGTCCTGGCGCCGATGCAGTAGAATGGCGGTTTTCTGCCGTTTTTCAGAGGCTCGCGCGGTGACTGCACCGGCAGAGACTCTCATTTCTCCCAAGTCGCTGACCGCGTGGGCATTTTTTCTCTGCCGCGGCTTTTGTGTGTCTCGGGATTTAGGCTGAGCACCTTGCGTCAGCTGGGACCGTCAGGCGAGCAGCAGTTGTTCCTGCTCCGACCAGCTCAGCGGCAGGCCAGCGAGGTTCTGCAGGAAGCGGTTGGTCAGCCTGGGCGGCTGAGCGCCCTCGAACACAGCGGCAACGATGCCGGGCGAAAGATTGCTGAGGCGAAGCAGCCGTTTGTAGCGCTCCGGCGACCTGCCGAACTTGGCTGTGAGACTGTTGGCTTCGGCCTTGCCGTCGATGCTGGTCACCTGGTTCGCCAGATGCTCGGCGAGAATCTCGCAGAAGCGCCGCTCCAGCGCATTGGCGCTGGCTGCTGATATAGGCCTTGCGCGCGTCATATTGGGTATCGAGGCTGTGCATCTGATCAGAAACAGCATGAGCTTTGCGTCCGGGAAGGACCGCAAGCCAATCGCTCAGGCGCTTCGCAGCGTCTATTGTGCCGAGACGCCGGAGGCCGGCATGGCCGCGCTGGAATCGTTCGAAGAAGGCCCTTGGGACCGGAACACCCGCCTATCGCCCAGAACTGGCGGCGCCGCCACATGAGTGGGGTGAGGCGAAGAGCCAGTTCGCTGTGATCTCTGGCGAGAGGTTCGTCATCTGACGACAACCGGCCTCACGCACGAAATAACGGACACTCCCCGGTGACGCAGATAAATTTCCATGTGACGTTGGCAACTTCAGGTGCGCGCGTGGGTTCTTCCCTCATGCCCCGCCCCCGCGAGGTGGCTGCGTGCTTGGAGCGATTCCGGCCGTCCTACCCGTCCCGACACCAACCGACGAGGATATCATCATGGCCAAGAAGCCCGCATCGCCCAAGGCGACCCCGAAATCCGTCGGTAAGGTGGCGCCTCCCGATCTGGTAGGAGCGGATGTCGGAGGAGAATCTCCGCAAAAGGCGTCGCCCGTACCCCAGGACGCTGAGATTTCCTTTTCCTATACCGAGCCACAGGCAGATGGCGGCGAAACCCATCAGGTTGCCGACGATCGGATCGCAACGCTTACCACCCAGCAAGGCATTCCCGTTGCGGACGACCAGAACAGCTTGAAGCAGGGTGTACGCGGTCCGGCGCTGCTTGAGGATTTTCATTTCCGCGAGAAAATCTTCCACTTTGATCATGAGCGCGTACCCGAGCGCGTCGTACATGCGCGCGGTTATGGCGTGCACGGGTTCTTCGAGCTGACCGACAGCCTTTCGGATGTAACACGTGCGGACCTGTTTCAGCGGGTTGGCGAACGCACGCCTGCCTTCGTCCGCTTCTCCACGGTCGCCGGTTCAAAGGGATCGTTCGACCTTGCACGCGATGTGCGGGGTTTCGCCGTCAAACTCTATACTCAGGAGGGCAATTGGGATCTGGTCGGCAACAACATCCCGGTGTTCTTCATCCAGGATGCGATCAAATTCCCCGATCTGATCCACGCGGCCAAGCCCGAACCGGATCGCAACTTTCCACAGGCGCAGACCGCGCACGACAATTTCTGGGATTTTGTGAGCCTGACGCCTGAGAGCTTCCACATGATCATGTGGATCATGTCGGATCGCGCGATCCCTCGCTCATATCGTACAATGGAGGGCTTCGGCGTCCACACCTTCCGGCTGGTCGACGTCGAAGGCCGCTCCACCTTCGTTAAGTTCCACTGGAAGCCCAAGCAGGGCCTGCAGTCGGTGGTGTGGAACGAGGCGGTCAAGATCAACGGCGCCGATCCCGATTTCCATCGCCGCGACCTGTGGGATGCGATCAATGGCGGCAACTTCCCCGAATGGGAGCTGGGCGTCCAACTGTTCGACGATGATTTCGCCGACAGCTTCGACTTCGACGTGCTGGATGCGACCAAGATCATTCCGGAGGAACTGGTGCCAATCCGGGTGGTCGGCCGATTGGTGCTCGACCGGGTGGTCGACAATTTCTTCGCGGAGACCGAGCAGGTCGCCTTCTGCACGCAGAATGTGCCTCCGGGCATAGATTTCTCGAACGACCCGCTGCTGCAGGGACGCAATTTTTCGTATCTCGATACCCAGATCAAAAGATTGGGCAGCCCGAACTTCACCCATATCCCGATCAATGCGCCCAAATGCCCGATGGCGCACTTCCAGCAGGACGGGCACATGGCGATGAGCAATCCCAAGGGCCGTGTGAACTATGAACCCAATAGCTGGGGTGCGGCGCAGGGCGGACCGCGCGAGGATCCGGTTCGTGGCTTCACCAGTTTCGCGGAGACCGCCGACGGTCCCAAACAGCGAGTGCGTTCGGAAAGCTTCGCCGATCATTACAGCCAGGCGCGACAGTTCCTCATAAGCCAGACGGCGATCGAGCAGAAGCATATCGGCGACGCCCTTGTATTCGAACTCTCCAAGGTCGAGCGGCCCGACATCCGTTCGCGGGTCGTGTCGCATCTGCTCAACATCGATGCGACGCTTGCGGAGACGGTCGCCGACGGGCTCGGGCTTGCCGTCCCTGACCGTGCAGTCGCCGCGCGCGCGCCAATCACCGATCTGGCTGCATCCGACAAGCTCAGCATCGTCAAAAACGGTCCTGCAAACTTCAAGGGGCGCAAGCTTGGTATCCTGCTCAGCGATGGTGCAGACGCCGCGATCTTCACTGCGCTGGTGAAGGCTGTCGATGCTGAAGGCGCGGTGTTTGAAGTTGTCGCACCCAAGATCGGTGGCGTGACGCTCTCAGACGGCACGACGGTAGCCGCGAAGCATAAGATCGACGGCGGCCCCTCGGTCCTGTTCGATGCAGTGGTGGTCCTTGTCTCCGCCGAGGGCGCAGCGCTGTTGTCGCGCGATGCCGCAGCCAAGGATTTTGTTACCGACGCATTTGCGCACTGCAAGTTCATCGGGGTCGGCGCGGATGCCGAAGCGATCTTCGTCGCGGCAGGCATATCGGAGGATCTCGACGAAGCCTGCCTGCCACTTGCCAAGGAAGTGGACGCGGCCACGTTCATCGAAGCTTGCCGGGAACTGCGCTTCTGGCCGCGCGAACTTGAAGTCGACCTGGACGCGAAGCCGGACGCCTGACCTATCGCAGAAGCGGTGTCTGCGCGGCCAGGTCGTTACGGATCGTGGTTGCGGCGACACCACCTTCGCCCATGGCGTGGCTGATCTGATCCAGGCCCAGCACGACATCGCCAGCAGCATAAAGACCCGGCACATTGGTCCGCTGATGCGCGTCGACCGTCAGGCAGCCATCCTCGGAGCGGTGCGCCCCGACCTGGCCCGCAAGCTCCGAGCGGACCTCCGATCCAAGGGCGGGATAGATGCTGTCGAACGCATGCGGCCCGGACGGCAGATCGAGCAGAATCTTGTCGTCCCTCAGCAGGACGCCGCGATAATCCTCGGCGAGCTTGATGCCTGCATCGCGCACGGACGCAAGTTCCCGGGCGGACAATTCATGTTTCAATCCAGGCGCGACCAGCGTTATGTCGGCAGTATACCCGCGCAGGAAAAGAGCTTCGGTGCATCCCCGCTGCCCGGTACCGATGACGGCGATCGAGCGATCGGTCACCTCAAAACCGTCGCAGATCGGGCAGTAACGCAACCTGCCGCTGGCCAGCGCCTGGATGTGTGTCTCGTCATCGATCATCGGCGGGCGGCGATTGACGACCCCGGTGGCGAGCAGGACGGCGCGCGCGCCTATCGTAAATTCAGCGGTTCGAGCGATGAAGCCGTCCTCGTGCTGCTCAAGGGACTCCACATGGCCGTTGCGGAGTGCCGTGCGATAGAGGCTCGCCTGTTCCCGCATCCGCGTCAGCAAATCCGGGCCTGAGATGCCTTCCGGGAAGCCGGCATGATTGCGAGTGAGCGGAATGAGACTTGCTCGACTCTCGCCTGCATCAATGACGGTGATGGAGAGATGGAAGCGGGCCAGATAAATCGCCGCCGTCAGTCCCGCCGGACCGCCGCCGATAATCAGGCAATCACAAGCCCCCTGCGTCGAGACGGCGCCAGGTTCGCTCCGCGTGCTGGCGTGCGGACGGACGGAGGATTCGGACGGCACTATTTTTCGACCTGCGCCATCAGCCGAGCCTTACGCTCTTTCTCATGCCGTCCTGCCTTTGCATAATGCTGGAGGGAGCAATGGTCGCTGCGGCCTTGCGGGAGATATAGCTGGCCATCAGCGACGGTATCCAGGGTTTGATTCCTGCTGTCATTCATGCTCGGGCGACCGCAGAATGGAACGATAACGCTCAAAACAGCGGGCGCCGCATGTGAGACGGATGAGGGCGCCTTCGGCAATGGGCCGTGCCCGCCTCGAATCTTCTGCAATCAAGGGCGCTATGACTTCCCGGTTCCATGCTTCGCTATGCTTGACGTCAAGCACGGCATGCAGATCGAAGTAGCGCCGCTCGCGATCGCTCAGGCCGATGCGGCGCAGCCCTTTTGCAACCATCGCGGACCGCCCTGGCGCCGTCATTTCGATCGCGCCCAAGGCCCCGATCGATTGCCATACATATCTGCGGCAGGTCGCCATTGCCGTCATGGCGTTGGCAAGAGCAAGGCTTTCCCACACGGTGTGTTCGATACGCGGCTCCACCGCGAGCGTTGCCGCCAGATCGCCGAGCATTGGGCCGTGCATGCCTTTGGCATTGCCCCGGCCCATCTCATCCCAATAGTTGCGCGCCAACTCAAGCTTTGGCCGTGAGGGCAGCTTGATCTGGGTATAGGCGACAAGATCGTCGAAGCCCGCTTCGCCGGCCGCCTCCTGCTCAAAGAATAAGCGGAGCGCGTCGGTTGAGGCTTCTTCCGCCAGCCAGGGGAAAAGCGGATCGCCCTGGCCCGGCCCCTCAACCTTCAAAAGCTCGAACCAAGCCAGGAAGCTTTCCGCGTCTTCAGGCGCTTCTGCAGCTTTCGCTGCAATTTCCTGCCGGAGTTCTTCCAGAAAGGCGCCTTCAAGCCGCAGCATGCGTTGATCGCTGGCCAGCCGGTCCGCCCAGTCCGGTTCGATCATCTGCGGGGCTAGCCGCTCCCGGTTCCACCGGGCAAGGCCGCGCTGGAAGTCATCGTTGAGAAATTGAGACGCACTGGGGCACAACCCGACGACGTGAAAGGACGTGGCCATTCAAATATCTTTCAAATTGTAGCAATGGAGTCCTTAACGCGCGGGCGCGATACTCGATCCGCGACATGCCCCGACTGGACGCCGGGCGGATATCTTATGCCTGGCCCAATAAATCCGCACGGGGGCGGAACCATATTTCCGTCATCCGATTATCGTATGTCATGACCCCAACCGACGAAGCACTCCTGAGCCTGTTGCGGCTACTGAAACAGCAGGATTATCGCTTCGTCACCCCTACGCCTGCCACTCATGCGCGGGTCATTGCCAGACCTGATCGCAAACGTGCGCGATCGCTGGAAGATATTCTCGGTTGGTCCCTACCATTTGAACCATCTGTGATCGATCCGCAGATCATGGAGTATCTGGATGAAGCCGAAGCGCTCATGAAGACGGATGGCATGCTTCACAGCCTCGTTCGGGTTTCAAGCCTGGCCGACTGCCTCTATGTGCATTCCGCATTTCCAACCGACGATCAAGACGCGGTCTTTTTCGGTCCGGACAGCTATCGTTTCGCGGATTTGATCAGGGCCGAAATTGCCGATCACACGCTCGGGTCTGGCAAGCGGGTCGTGGACGTTGGCAGCGGTGCGGGCGTCGGGGCGATTGTGATCGGCCGCCTTCTTCCCCAGGCCTCGGTGGCGATGACCGAAATCAATGCCGCTGCGCTCAGGTTCGCACGGATCAACGCAGCGGCCGCCAATGTGTCCGTCACCGCCCACCATGGGAATTGCATCGAAGGCATCGAGGGGACCATCGATATCGCATTGGCCAATCCACCTTATCTGATCGACGCGCAGCAGCGCCTCTATCGGGACGGCGGCGCCTTCCATGGGGGTCAGATCAGTTGCACCATGGCGGAGGCCATCCTGCCGCGCCTGAACCGAGCCGGGCGCTTCATCCTCTATTCGGGCAGCGCGATCATATGCGGGACAGACGCCCTGAAGGATC contains the following coding sequences:
- a CDS encoding catalase: MAKKPASPKATPKSVGKVAPPDLVGADVGGESPQKASPVPQDAEISFSYTEPQADGGETHQVADDRIATLTTQQGIPVADDQNSLKQGVRGPALLEDFHFREKIFHFDHERVPERVVHARGYGVHGFFELTDSLSDVTRADLFQRVGERTPAFVRFSTVAGSKGSFDLARDVRGFAVKLYTQEGNWDLVGNNIPVFFIQDAIKFPDLIHAAKPEPDRNFPQAQTAHDNFWDFVSLTPESFHMIMWIMSDRAIPRSYRTMEGFGVHTFRLVDVEGRSTFVKFHWKPKQGLQSVVWNEAVKINGADPDFHRRDLWDAINGGNFPEWELGVQLFDDDFADSFDFDVLDATKIIPEELVPIRVVGRLVLDRVVDNFFAETEQVAFCTQNVPPGIDFSNDPLLQGRNFSYLDTQIKRLGSPNFTHIPINAPKCPMAHFQQDGHMAMSNPKGRVNYEPNSWGAAQGGPREDPVRGFTSFAETADGPKQRVRSESFADHYSQARQFLISQTAIEQKHIGDALVFELSKVERPDIRSRVVSHLLNIDATLAETVADGLGLAVPDRAVAARAPITDLAASDKLSIVKNGPANFKGRKLGILLSDGADAAIFTALVKAVDAEGAVFEVVAPKIGGVTLSDGTTVAAKHKIDGGPSVLFDAVVVLVSAEGAALLSRDAAAKDFVTDAFAHCKFIGVGADAEAIFVAAGISEDLDEACLPLAKEVDAATFIEACRELRFWPRELEVDLDAKPDA
- a CDS encoding NAD(P)/FAD-dependent oxidoreductase, with the protein product MIGGGPAGLTAAIYLARFHLSITVIDAGESRASLIPLTRNHAGFPEGISGPDLLTRMREQASLYRTALRNGHVESLEQHEDGFIARTAEFTIGARAVLLATGVVNRRPPMIDDETHIQALASGRLRYCPICDGFEVTDRSIAVIGTGQRGCTEALFLRGYTADITLVAPGLKHELSARELASVRDAGIKLAEDYRGVLLRDDKILLDLPSGPHAFDSIYPALGSEVRSELAGQVGAHRSEDGCLTVDAHQRTNVPGLYAAGDVVLGLDQISHAMGEGGVAATTIRNDLAAQTPLLR
- a CDS encoding methyltransferase; the protein is MTPTDEALLSLLRLLKQQDYRFVTPTPATHARVIARPDRKRARSLEDILGWSLPFEPSVIDPQIMEYLDEAEALMKTDGMLHSLVRVSSLADCLYVHSAFPTDDQDAVFFGPDSYRFADLIRAEIADHTLGSGKRVVDVGSGAGVGAIVIGRLLPQASVAMTEINAAALRFARINAAAANVSVTAHHGNCIEGIEGTIDIALANPPYLIDAQQRLYRDGGAFHGGQISCTMAEAILPRLNRAGRFILYSGSAIICGTDALKDRLNALAEKHHCTLRYRELDPDVFGEELADLAYAEVDRIALIAAIFERG
- a CDS encoding iron-containing redox enzyme family protein, whose protein sequence is MATSFHVVGLCPSASQFLNDDFQRGLARWNRERLAPQMIEPDWADRLASDQRMLRLEGAFLEELRQEIAAKAAEAPEDAESFLAWFELLKVEGPGQGDPLFPWLAEEASTDALRLFFEQEAAGEAGFDDLVAYTQIKLPSRPKLELARNYWDEMGRGNAKGMHGPMLGDLAATLAVEPRIEHTVWESLALANAMTAMATCRRYVWQSIGALGAIEMTAPGRSAMVAKGLRRIGLSDRERRYFDLHAVLDVKHSEAWNREVIAPLIAEDSRRARPIAEGALIRLTCGARCFERYRSILRSPEHE